A window of the Sabethes cyaneus chromosome 1, idSabCyanKW18_F2, whole genome shotgun sequence genome harbors these coding sequences:
- the LOC128745670 gene encoding uncharacterized protein LOC128745670, giving the protein MEPTIKIEEDSVEFDEYAFYTEQNVKSDDSNSNDKTSIATQRPRRSATKLNIADLFQISNACTQNRNLLRQPFPIQSVNELNELDTLLLGNPGYMEKCALMLHNAVRNETLENVTGHMRLLLEFAVDYSVLLKYSWFGFLPRSPIARGMGEQQPFRNLIGVIHLLHRARRLRFGKCSLEEIHEGIEKFLKRKLRCHALFVKKQSYVLQG; this is encoded by the exons ATGGAACCAACTATCAAAATCGAGGAAGATAGCGTCGAGTTCGACGAATATGCATTTTATACGGAGCAAAATGTGAAAAGCGATGACAGTAATAGCAATGATAAAACGTCCATTGCAACCCAACGGCCGCGGCGTTCGGCTACAAAACTGAACATTGCCGACTTGTTTCAAATTTCCAATGCTTGCACCCAAAACAGAAACTTACTCAGACAACCTTTTCCGATTCAATCAGTGAACGAACTCAACGAATTAGATACACTTCTGTTAGGAAATCCCGGATACATGGAGAAATGC GCACTAATGCTGCACAATGCTGTACGAAATGAGACGTTGGAAAATGTGACAGGTCATATGCGACTACTGTTAGAATTTGCAGTAGACTATTCAGTGTTGCTTAAGTACAGCTGGTTCGGGTTTTTGCCTCGTTCGCCAATCGCCAGGGGCATGGGGGAGCAGCAACCGTTTCGAAATCTTATAGGTGTAATACATCTTTTACATAGAGCTCGGCGACTTAGATTTGGCAAATGCAGCCTTGAGGAAATTCACGAAGGGATCGAAAAATTTCTCAAGCGCAAGCTGCGCTGCCATGCACTTTTTGTTAAGAAACAAAGCTATGTCTTGCAAGGCTAG
- the LOC128745671 gene encoding uncharacterized protein LOC128745671: MTDSITYNLRGVQNDTKFERPTKDTSCSATQIVVRKAKQLRESRESDEAHSKTAKAEPIEAEENSQHLQIEFIDEDEVLAMAAAESAYRFPAKRPLPLVKGFNFPISDEDTVELLEATVQVNAQVREEYINLLKAKKPQSVKVVNIFHALFQDEAMYGYNFSGICHRGPRRKAMQNYTIFVDCMLEAWQEHGIDETALKEALSLAIKNINGRKRNRKYFARKKIRNKNSNHNV, translated from the exons ATGACCGACTCGATTACTTACAATTTGCGCGGGGTACAAAATGATACTAAAt TTGAACGACCAACTAAGGATACCAGCTGTTCAGCGACGCAAATTGTGGTGCGCAAGGCCAAACAGCTTCGTGAATCACGCGAAAGTGATGAGGCACACAGTAAGACTGCAAAAGCAGAGCCTATCGAAGCAGAGGAAAACAGCCAGCATCTACAGATTGAGTTTATCGACGAAGACGAAGTATTAGCCATGGCGGCTGCTGAGAGCGCTTATAGATTTCCAGCTAAACGGCCTCTTCCTTTGGTAAAAGGATTTAATTTTCCCATTTCAGACGAGGATACCGTGGAACTACTCGAGGCGACTGTCCAGGTAAACGCTCAAGTTCGGGAAGAATAT ATAAATCTTCTGAAAGCGAAAAAACCCCAATCGGTAAAAGTAGtcaacattttccatgcactattTCAAGATGAAGCGATGTATGGTTACAATTTCTCCGGTATATGTCATCGAGGTCCCCGGAGAAAAGCGATGCAAAACTATACCATTTTTGTGGATTGCATGCTGG AGGCATGGCAAGAGCACGGAATTGACGAAACAGCACTAAAAGAAGCTCTAAGCTTGGCAATTAAGAACATCAATGGCCGGAAAAGAAATCGCAAGTACTTTGCGCGGAAGAAAATAAGGAACAAAAATTCAAATCACAACGTTTGA
- the LOC128745673 gene encoding uncharacterized protein LOC128745673, producing MSKEKLLDKSIEPLSPDVTLRLRQQQGSVNIAGFSFPIANEETVEKLEQAVRSNWLVRQAYVNLLRSQMPHKSDAHRIYDIVSNKIFTYQALQNYYLTADRQPYFKQASRKAMVNYEIFQGCMLEAWSDMGVDSCALKNALRAVVMVISRKMRNTVGSTIRRY from the exons ATGTC TAAAGAAAAACTTCTCGACAAAAGTATTGAACCGCTAAGTCCCGACGTAACCCTTCGTCTTCGGCAACAGCAGGGGTCAGTAAACATTGCTGGCTTCAGCTTTCCTATCGCAAATGAGGAAACCGTAGAGAAATTGGAACAGGCAGTACGTAGCAACTGGCTTGTGCGCCAGGCGTACGTGAATCTGTTACGTTCTCAGATGCCACATAAATCGGATGCACACCGAATTTACGACATTGTGTCGAACAAAATTTTTACCTACCAGGCGCTACAGAATTATTACTTGACGGCCGATCGACAACCCTACTTCAAGCAAGCCAGCCGCAAGGCGATGGTGAACTACGAAATTTTTCAAGGATGCATGCTGG AAGCATGGTCCGACATGGGAGTTGATAGCTGCGCCCTGAAGAATGCGCTGCGTGCTGTGGTGATGGTAATTAGCCGAAAAATGCGGAATACAGTTGGCAGCACTATCCGCCGATATTGA
- the LOC128732779 gene encoding uncharacterized protein LOC128732779: MFPNVRKQYVEHLRRVKDQAKDVAKVFPVLFSDAALEMYNYNGTGRKERRPMKDYHIFHDCMLEAWSESGVNETSLQENINIVIKRADGRKRAKLFNFRRRIFQNVGTIFSNFPDIQS; this comes from the exons ATGTTTCCCAATGTCAGGAAACAATAC GTTGAACATCTTAGACGTGTCAAAGATCAAGCCAAAGACGTGGCGAAGGTCTTTCCGGTTTTGTTCTCGGATGCTGCGCTCGAAATGTACAACTATAATGGAACAGGTCGAAAGGAGCGAAGACCTATGAAAGACTACCATATTTTTCATGATTGTATGCTAG AAGCGTGGTCAGAAAGCGGAGTAAACGAAACCAGTTTGCAAGAAAACATTAACATCGTTATTAAGCGAGCTGACGGTAGAAAACGTGCCAAACTGTTTAATTTCCGACGTCGGATATTTCAAAACGTGGGCACAATTTTCTCTAACTTTCCTGATATACAGTCATAA
- the LOC128732815 gene encoding uncharacterized protein LOC128732815, translating to MGVWQQYVHYLRVRKLSGMKIPHVIKSLFRDEAFNGYSMRERIRQKRPFKSYVIFVDCMLDVWQEMSTDKLVEIVMDVIRKTRQRSAKRQYRAKKALEEEKQITV from the exons ATGGGTGTATGGCAGCAATAC GTCCATTATCTACGTGTTCGAAAATTAAGCGGAATGAAGATTCCACATGTGATAAAATCGTTATTCAGGGATGAAGCTTTCAACGGGTACAGCATGCGGGAACGCATACGACAAAAACGgccttttaaaagttatgttaTTTTCGTTGATTGTATGTTAG ATGTTTGGCAGGAGATGAGTACTGATAAACTGGTGGAAATAGTTATGGACGTAATACGGAAAACGCGGCAACGTTCTGCGAAACGACAATATCGGGCGAAAAAAGCACTTGAGGAAGAAAAGCAGATAACTGTATAA
- the LOC128744397 gene encoding uncharacterized protein LOC128744397 isoform X2 — protein MGKSYSQRQMVKPVLVPGFEFPLKDEIDVERLESAVQMCDSTRDLYIRFLSCMKPPKKDLVECFGLFFADSSMVRYNWSGISGHRFPKVAMMGYSIFTDCMLEAWSDQGVTMEMLQIKIKRAIEKINNRRNVQQSKLRRKARLSNIDAECSDI, from the exons ATGGGAAAAAGCTACTCACAGCGTCAAATGGTCAAGCCAGTTTTGGTTCCAGGTTTCGAGTTTCCTTTAAAAGATGAGATAGATGTCGAACGACTGGAGAGCGCCGTTCAAATGTGTGATTCCACTCGAGATCTTTAC ATCCGATTCCTATCGTGTATGAAACCTCCTAAAAAGGATTTGGTTGAGTGCTTCGGTCTGTTTTTCGCCGATTCTTCAATGGTTAGATACAATTGGAGTGGAATATCTGGGCATCGATTTCCTAAAGTAGCTATGATGGGTTACAGCATTTTTACCGATTGCATGTTGG AGGCTTGGTCTGACCAGGGTGTAACCATGGAAATGCtgcaaattaaaataaaacgtGCTATCGAAAAGATAAATAATCGGCGGAATGTGCAACAATCAAAGCTCCGTCGTAAAGCTAGACTATCTAACATTGATGCCGAATGCAGTGACATTTGA
- the LOC128744397 gene encoding uncharacterized protein LOC128744397 isoform X1, which translates to MLDKEQPSRHQLVDTSHRDVYIPPFHQNILATTYNSTSSRIEESPSVLGFDFPLGTEDEIERLELGIKQSAIIRDQYVQYLNLTKPVHLNVVQSFSMFFSDHAMTNYSYYGVERAEYPKTPKKAMKKYDMFSVCMMEAWRSHGINTVSLMEQLKKAVYHISRRRYTRNQVLKRKMKLLQSN; encoded by the exons ATGCTCGATAAGGAGCAGCCGAGTCGTCATCAACTGGTAGATACCAGCCATCGGGATGTGTATATCCCGCCATTCCATCAGAACATTTTGGCGACCACATACAATTCTACTTCTTCGCGGATAGAAGAATCTCCTTCAGTACTTGGTTTTGACTTTCCACTCGGAACGGAAGATGAAATCGAAAGGTTGGAGCTAGGTATTAAACAGAGTGCTATCATTCGGGATCAATAC GTGCAATATCTTAACCTGACGAAGCCGGTCCATTTAAACGTTGTGCAATCATTTAGCATGTTCTTTAGTGACCATGCAATGACCAACTACAGTTACTACGGCGTCGAGAGAGCCGAGTATCCCAAAACACCAAAAAAAGCGATGAAAAAGTACGACATGTTCTCCGTTTGCATGATGG AGGCTTGGCGATCGCATGGCATCAACACGGTCAGTCTAATGGAGCAACTTAAAAAGGCTGTCTACCATATAAGTCGCAGACGTTACACAAGGAATCAAgttttgaaaagaaaaatgaaacttttGCAAAGCAATTGA